The Candidatus Dadabacteria bacterium genome contains the following window.
CCTCCGCCGGACTTCCACCGGCTGTCCCAGCATTAGTTTGCTTGGCGCACACGCAGCTATCCCCCAGGAATTCATTACCGCTTAAATTTTTTGCTTGATCACTTGGATATTATCCAGCTCTGGCCCAACTCCCACCTACAAGAGACCTCATGCACTCAGGCCTTCCCGCCTTTATGTGGCCAACTGCAAGCGCCATCATCACAGCCAGAGCCAAACCCACACGGGCAGTCATCTTCGCTTTGCCCCTGATATAGTGCTTCTCAAACCCGAAGCTGTTGTCCATTCTTGAATATATCCTCTCCAGGGAACTTCTGCGTCTGTATTCCCTCTTCCATGTAACGCTGCTTCGCGGTGTGGGAGTAAAAATACGATGATTCTTCTCAAGCGGTACACGCACCACCCTGCCGTAACCCTTGGTTTCGCACCCAGCATCCCTGTGACACTTCTTCCATCCCTCACAGCCAAGACCGTACACAGCATCAGGACAACGGTACTTCAAACTTCCTCTGTCCTGTTCAAAACCACTGAACGCCATCTTGCGTTCTTCCCCTCTTACAGGACAGCGACACAGTATCTCTCCCTTCTCCGTGTAGAAGATATTGTCGTGCACGCTTCGAAGGGGTCTCATGATCTTCTGCCCCTCCACATAACTCTGTCCCTGCTTCTCCTGCCTCCATAGTTCTCTGTTGTCTATAATGGGACGGACCTGGTGTTGCTCCCACAACTTCTTTTTAAACTCCCCGCTGTCAAGACCCCTGTCAGCGCTTAAGTATCTGCATCTTCCCTCTATCTCCGGGTCTTTTGTAAACAAACTCTCCGTCATTCTTTCAAGTTCACGTATCTCAGATGTAGAAGCCCTGGTAAGACTGAAGGCAACCGGTATCTCGTACTTTGTATCTGCTATTACATGCAGACAGTAGCCAAACCAGATTTTTACCTTCGTCCATTGCTTGCCGTTTGAATCAACCCCCTTTGTTTCATGCTTGCCCCAGTCAGCATCAGGATCTGATGTCTTCCCCGTCTTGCGGTTCTCCTGTCCCGTGGAGTGGCTTTCTATGGCCTTGCCGTCATATCCCAGACGCTTCCCGAAGTCGGGCAGCAGTTCCATAAGTTCCTTCCTCATCGTGGCAATCATTTTTGAGATAAGTCCTTTCTCCTCTTCAATCCTTACTACGTTCAGAAGAAACCGAGAGAAGGTATAACCTTTTGGAGCGGGACTGCGGGCAGGGAAGTCTATGGCTATAACTTCGCCTTCGCCCGGTTCGACTTCGTATCTTGCGGGTCTTTGCAGGGGTATGGGACAGAACCCGCACATCTCAAGCAGTGATGAATTCCTGTCAAGCTCCCGTATGAGCGACTCGATTGATTCGTGCTGAAAGACTATGCCGGCAATAAGCGCCCTCCACATAGCATGCACAGGGTATTCGTTACGGCCGTTTTTACGCATCGCGGAGAGGGCGCATATGATATCGTCATCGGGCAGGGCATCGAGAACGAGTTCGAGACGTCTTAGGTCGGAGAGTTTATCGACTTGTTCCCAGGAAAAAGGTAGATTATTTTGTGTCGCCATGGGTTTGTTCCTCCGGGAAGATTAATTTAGGCATACTTTAATTCTAACCCATGGCGACATTAATATCAAGTAATATCAGCAGGTTACTTGTGTTTTCAGTAAGTTTCTGACCCCCCCCCAGCTGCACTGCAACCGGTTCGCACTTGGGGTGGAATTTTCAAGTTTTGGGGTAAATCAGGCGGTTTTAAGGGATTTTTATGGAAATCCTGGGGTAAAAAGTTTTTTACCCCTTCTCAAACCCCTTGCCCTGTATAGCCATACTCAACTACGCAAGTGCCTCTACGCAAATTAACACAGCTTTAGCGACTCAAGGGCAATTGGTTACAATTAACCTCATGAATCCACTGCTTTCGATCGAGATTTCATACAGGGCGATAAAAGGCAACAAGGTGAGATCTTTTCTCACTACCCTGGGAATAATCATAGGTGTTGCGGCCGTCATCTCGCTTGTTTCCATAACTGGTGGAGCGAAAAACATGATAGAAGGCCAGTTAGCATCCCTTGGAGCAAACTCCCTTGTGGTAAATACCGGGAAAAGAACCAAGAGTGGGAAAAGCATTGTTACAGGAAACGTAAAACCGCTTACGGGCAAGGACGTGGAAGCAATAAGAAGTCTCGACATAGTAAAATATGTCTCGGCGATATTCAACACGAATGCAAATGTCGTCTCGGGAAGCAGAAATATCTTCACGGCAATTATAGGAACCGGAAAAGATTTTATTCTGATAAACGACTGGTTTCCGAAGAAGGGGACATTCTTTAATGATCTTGACGTAAGAAATGCGGCGCTTGTCTGCGTGTTGGGGGAAACTGTAAAGCAAAATCTGTTCGGAAGCCATGACCCTATCGGAGAAAACGTAAGAATCGGTAAATACACTTACAGGGTTATCGGAGTGATGTCTTCTATCGGCCCCACTCCCAGCGGAAAAGATCAGGACGATATCATTCTGGTTCCCTATACTTCGGTTCAGAAAAGACTTGTCGGCAAAAAATCGCTCGAGAGAATCACTATTTTCGTAGACCCCGCTTATGATCTGGAATATGCCAAGGCGGAAATAGAGAAAACTCTGCGCAGGGAGCATGGAATCAAGGAGGAAGCGCAAGACGATTTTTACGTCAAAACCCAGCAGACGCAGATAAAAACCATCAAAAACGTTTCACGAATTCTCACAGTGCTTCTCGGAAGCATAGCGTCTATTTCACTCGTCGTGGGAGGAATAGGAATAATGAACATAATGCTCGTTTCAGTTGGGGAGAGAACCAGGGAAATAGGAATTAGGCTGGCCGTTGGGGCAAAGGAGAAAAATATACTGGTTCAGTTCCTGATTGAATCCGTACTGCTCTCTCTCGTGGGAGGAATGATCGGAACGGTGACCGGAATACTGATCTCAAAACTCGCTTCGACTCTCACGGGCTGGCCGACTCAGATATCGGTACTGTCCATATTAGTAGCTTTTGTGTTCTCGGCTCTTGTCGGAATTATCTTCGGAATATACCCGGCGAAAAAAGCGGCTGAACTCAATCCAATAGAAGCCTTGAGATACGAATGAAAGATCAAGTGTCCCCGAGAAATTTTTTCGGTTTTCCTAATCTCGTGGCTGGGAAATCCCAGCAGTTCCCAAGTTCCCACTACGCTTTAAAATAAAGGAGTTTTGTGCTCTTGCTTTGTAAATCTTCGCTCTGATTTTGCATAACCTGTAGTATACATTAGAGTCTGTTTTATCTCTTCATTTCAAATGAAAATCACTCGCCTTAAGAATTCTCCAAGAGGTTCC
Protein-coding sequences here:
- a CDS encoding ABC transporter permease — its product is MNPLLSIEISYRAIKGNKVRSFLTTLGIIIGVAAVISLVSITGGAKNMIEGQLASLGANSLVVNTGKRTKSGKSIVTGNVKPLTGKDVEAIRSLDIVKYVSAIFNTNANVVSGSRNIFTAIIGTGKDFILINDWFPKKGTFFNDLDVRNAALVCVLGETVKQNLFGSHDPIGENVRIGKYTYRVIGVMSSIGPTPSGKDQDDIILVPYTSVQKRLVGKKSLERITIFVDPAYDLEYAKAEIEKTLRREHGIKEEAQDDFYVKTQQTQIKTIKNVSRILTVLLGSIASISLVVGGIGIMNIMLVSVGERTREIGIRLAVGAKEKNILVQFLIESVLLSLVGGMIGTVTGILISKLASTLTGWPTQISVLSILVAFVFSALVGIIFGIYPAKKAAELNPIEALRYE
- a CDS encoding transposase — protein: MATQNNLPFSWEQVDKLSDLRRLELVLDALPDDDIICALSAMRKNGRNEYPVHAMWRALIAGIVFQHESIESLIRELDRNSSLLEMCGFCPIPLQRPARYEVEPGEGEVIAIDFPARSPAPKGYTFSRFLLNVVRIEEEKGLISKMIATMRKELMELLPDFGKRLGYDGKAIESHSTGQENRKTGKTSDPDADWGKHETKGVDSNGKQWTKVKIWFGYCLHVIADTKYEIPVAFSLTRASTSEIRELERMTESLFTKDPEIEGRCRYLSADRGLDSGEFKKKLWEQHQVRPIIDNRELWRQEKQGQSYVEGQKIMRPLRSVHDNIFYTEKGEILCRCPVRGEERKMAFSGFEQDRGSLKYRCPDAVYGLGCEGWKKCHRDAGCETKGYGRVVRVPLEKNHRIFTPTPRSSVTWKREYRRRSSLERIYSRMDNSFGFEKHYIRGKAKMTARVGLALAVMMALAVGHIKAGRPECMRSLVGGSWARAG